The genomic stretch ATTTTTCTTTAATGATTCTTTTTCAGTTTCATTTAATTTAGAAATTGCAGGTTCGTCTTTTTTAATCAAGTTATTGATGTGGTCTGCATCTACTCTTGCAAACGAAATCTTCTCTTTTGAAGTTTCCAATTTTTGAATTAAGTGCGGAACGATTGGCGAATCCAACAATATAACTTCATATCCTTTATCTTTCGCAGACTGAATGTAAGAGTGCTGTTCATCAGCATTCGTAGCGTAGAGAATCACCAAATTACCATCTTTATCAGTTTGATTAGCTTTAATTTTTTCTTCTAATTCATTCCAAAGGAAATATTTTCCGTCAGTTGTTGGATAAAGCGCAAATTTGTCAGACTTTTCGAAGAATTTCTCTTCAGAAATCATTCCGTATTCGATAACGATTTTGATATCGTTCCATTTTTTGTCGTAATCTTCACGGTTTTCGTTAATCAACGAAACCATTTTATCAGCCACTTTTTTCGTGATGTAAGAAGAAATTTTCTTCACCGCACCATCAGCTTGTAAATAAGAACGAGAAACGTTCAACGGAATATCCGGAGAATCGATCACCCCTCTCAACAACATCAAAAAGTCAGGAACAATTCCTTTCACCTCATCCGTTACGAAAACCTGATTTTGGTACAACTGAATTTTATCTTTTTCAATATTTAAATTATTTGCCAGTTTCGGGAAATATAAAACCCCTGTCAAGTTGAACGGATAATCAACATTCAAATGAATATTAAATAGCGGCTCCTCAAACTGCATTGGATACAATTCGTGGTAGAACGCTTTGTAATCTTCATCTTTTAATTCGCTCGGAGATTTCGTCCAAGCCGGAGTTGGATTATTAACAATATTATCAACCTCAACAGTTTCTGCAACCGCATCTTCTGCAGCACCTTCAGGCAAAGGAAGCGTTTCAGTTCTTGTTCCGAATTTAATTGGAACCGGCATAAATTTGTTGTACTTCGTCAACAATTCACGAATTTTTGCATCTTCCAAAAATTCTGTAGAATCTTCTGCGATATGAAGGATAATTTCAGTTCCTCTGTCTGTTTTAGCAGTCGTTTCTTCTAAAGTAAATTCAGGACTTCCGTCGCAAATCCAGTGAACAGCTGGCTCATCTTTAAATGATTTAGAAATAATTTCTACTTTTTCAGCTACCATAAAAGCAGAGTAAAAACCTAAACCAAAGTGCCCGATAATTCCTGAATCTTTAGCCGAATCTTTATATTTCTCTAAGAATTCTTCAGCTCCGGAAAATGCAACCTGATTGATGTATTTTTCAACCTCTTCAGCCGTCATTCCCAAACCTTGGTCGATGATGTAAAGTTTTTTGTTTTCCTTATCGATTTTTACCTCAATTTTCGGGTTTCCATAGTCTACTTTTGCTTCACCAATGTTGGTTAAGTGTTTTAATTTTAAAGTAGCGTCTGTGGCATTTGAAATTAATTCTCTTAAAAATATTTCGTGATCGCTGTATAAAAACTTTTTAATCAACGGAAAAATATTTTCCACCGAAACATTGATATTTCCTTTTGTCATTGTTATTGATTTTTAAATTATGATTATGTATTCTCAAATAAAATACCATTGAAAAGAAAGTGACAGATTGGCATTTTTACAGTTCCGGAATGTTTGAATGTCTACAATAAGAAGTAAGCTTTTATTGGCTGCGCAGCGACGACCTCTTCGATGCGCAGTCATTACCTGCTCACTGCGCAGTATTGATCTCAAAGCTGCGCATATTCTATAATCAGTGTGTATCAATAAAAAAAGACAGCCTTTCAGCTGTCTTCAGTATTTCAATCGAAACAAATTATTTTTTGTTATTGATGATCTCTTCTTTCACTTTGTTTTCAAGCTCTTCAGCCAACTCAGGATTATCTTTCAACAAATCTCTTACACCGTCACGACCCTGACCAAGCTTAGTTTCACCGTAGCTGAACCAAGAACCGCTTTTCTTCACAATTCCCATATCAACGGCAGTATCTAAGATCTCACCGGTTTTAGATACTCCTTCCCCGTACATAATATCAAATTCTGCCATTTTGAAAGGTGGAGCTACTTTGTTTTTTACAATCTTCACTTTCACACGGCTACCAACCGCTTCATCACCATTCTTGATTGGTGCACTTGCTTTTCTGATGTCTACTCTTACCGAAGCATAGAATTTCAATGCATTACCACCTGTCGTAGTTTCTGGGTTTCCGAACATTACACCAATTTTTTCTCTCAACTGGTTGATGAAAATCACGGTACATTTTGTTCTTGAAATAGTTGCTGTCAATTTTCTCAAAGCCTGAGACATCAATCTTGCATGAAGACCCATTTTAGAATCTCCCATTTCACCTTCAATTTCTGCTTTTGGCGTCAATGCTGCTACAGAGTCAATTACCACGATGTCGATTGCACCTGAACGAATCAAGTTATCAGCAATTTCCAAAGCTTGTTCACCGTTGTCGGGCTGAGAAATAATTAGATTTTCTAAGTCGATTCCTAATTTACCTGCATACCCTCTGTCGAAAGCGTGCTCAGCATCAATAAAAGCTGCAATTCCGCCTGCTTTTTGAGCTTCTGCAATTGCATGTAAAGTCAAAGTTGTTTTACCTGAAGATTCAGGTCCGTAGATCTCAATGATTCTACCTCTTGGATATCCGCCAACGCCCAAAGCGATGTCTAATCCTAATGATCCAGATGGAATTACTTCGATAGTCGTATCAATTGCACTATCTCCCAAAGTCATTACAGTTCCCTTTCCGTATGTTTTATCTAGCTTATCAAGCACCAATGCAAGTGCTTTTTTCTTATCATCTATGTTGCTCATATCGTATTAAAATAATTTTATCAAAATTACATAATTTAAATTTTAAAAGCTAATATTTTTTGTCTTTGAAATTTGATTTTAGCGTTAAAAAATGATAAACTTTATCTCTTTTAAAAAGAAAAATCAACGCAGAAATTTTTGGAAATATTGATTTGTTATTTTTAAAAGAGATAATTTTTCGGGAGCTTAATCTCGCTTTCCGCTGTATCTTTTTCGCCCTTGCTTTTTACCAATCCTATTCAGAAAAAGGATGTCGCTGCAATCGAGGCTATTGATAAAAGTTATTCACAAAATATGGGTAATAAGTAATGGGTAATGAGTAATTCTTTAATGGAAATTTGAGTTCTGTGTAATCCTTAGATAATCCTCCAACACTTTCATCTGGTCTTTATTTCCTTTTTTTATTCTGGCTTCACGGCTTACCGTAGCATCATATATTTTATTGATGATCTTTTTTGTAACAGGAAACCCTTTTTTGAAGGGAACATCGGGAATCTGCAGTCTTTTACAAACTTCATCGCCCAGTAAAAACCACGTACAGCAAATGTGTAAATACCGTAGATTTTTTCTTTGAAAACTATATTTCAAAATAGGATTTTCTAAAGACTCGTTCAGTAAGGAATGTGCCAGCAAAACTGAATCTTTATCGGAAGACGGCTGAATGGAAGTCCATAAATAAAAATACTCTGTAGCCTGTTTTTTGTCGTCTGGAAGAAGGTTTTCGGGAATTCCCAGTAAATATCCTACATATTTCCAGAGGTGAAAAAGCCCTTTCTCTTCATCTTCAGAAATGGTATTGCCAAATTTATGAAGACTGTGCAGGAAAACGAGACTAAAACCAATGTAAGTTGCCATCATATCCCAAGAATTGATGGGTTCTCCCCAATTTTTGGTATCCCAATTTTTGTAATGTTTTTTAATCGAAAGCCTTGCATAGGAATGGATAAGCCGTGTCTTAATGGCAAATTCATATCCTTTTTTATGAACTTCCAACGCATCATATCTTGTAACATTCACCCAAAAATCAAGTGTTTCCGAAAGTCTTTTTACGGCTCCTTTTTTTAGAGCTTCGGTGGCAACCAACGGTTTGTTGAGATAAGCATAATCGTAACCGCCAATTAGGCAGTAATCTCTGAGCGAAATCAAAGAATCGAGATTACTTCGCATACAAAGTTCCGCTCCGGATTTTATTAAGTCATAATCAAGCCATTCGGGAAGTTTTTGAGTCTGGGTAAAAAGCTTTTTTACACTTTCGGGAGCTTCATCATTCTGTGAAATTCCATTTCTGATATATTGTTCGATCTCTCGTGATGCTTCACTATACTTTTGGGTAAAATAAACATCTTTTACAACCTCATCTCCTACTTCATCTACATGATAATAGAATGGCGCAAATTTTTCAAAGTCTTTAAAATTCACTTCTGCCCCAGAAAAATCGATCAATTTCTTTCCGTTTCCTTTCGTCCAAAAATCTTTGAAATGACGAGAATCTTTAAATCTTGGCTGTAAACTATAGTCTTCCATTACTGATAAAGGTACAAGTTTTGCGCCGAAAACAGTTTGTGAGATTTGTCAGTTCTCATTTAATACATAATTTTTTTTACCTTAAAAGAATTAAAAAAAGTATTAAGAAAAGAAGAATTCAAAAGTTTATAAATTGTAAGAATAGTTGACAGGTGATAGTTGATATACTCAAATTATCTGATGTAAACCTAACAGGTTTCTGAGGCAGTATGAATATTTAATGCTTGTGTGCAATTTTTCATTTTTTATAACTTTTTGTATTTCTCTGCTAAGTCTACGCCTTTGTATAACTTTAAAACGACCAAATTTTAATATTCTTGTTTGCCTTTGCGTTAAGTTATGAACTTTGGATGTTTCTTTTGCAACTTTTAGGTTTAAAAAATATTTTAACCTTAAAAAGAAAAACCGCTCCAAAAATGGAACGGTTTAAATTTATATAAAAATTTTAGGATTAAGCTAAAACTTCTTTTACTTTGTTTGCAGCTTCTTCTAAAGTAATTGCAGAATGTACCGGAAGACCAGACTCATCAATTAATTTTTTAGCTTCTACAGCATTAGTTCCTTGTAATCTCACGATCAATGGAACCGGAAGGCTTCCCATCGCTTTATAAGCATCTACAACACCTTGAGCAACTCTGTCACATCTTACGATACCTCCGAAGATGTTGATCAAAATAGCTTTTACGTTTGGATCTCTCAAGATGATACCAAAAGCAGTCTGTACTCTTGCAGCATCAGCAGTACCACCAACGTCTAAGAAGTTAGCAGGATTACCACCAGATAATTTAATGATATCCATCGTTGCCATTGCAAGACCAGCTCCGTTTACCATACAAGCAACGTTACCGTCTAATTTCACGAAGTTAAGACCCGCTTCACCAGCTTCTACATCGATAGGATCTTCTTCTCTTGTGTCTCTAAGAGCTTCAAGATCTTTGTGACGGAACAATGAGTTACCATCCAAAGTTACTTTAGCATCTACAGCGATAATTTTGTTATCAGAAGTTTTCAAAACCGGGTTGATTTCGAAAAGAGAAGCATCAATCCCTGTATAAGCGTTGTATAATGAAGTGATGAATTTTGTGAATTCTTTGAAAGCATTTCCTTCAAGACCTAAGTTGAAAGCAATTTTTCTAGCCTGGAAACCTTGAAGACCGATAGCTGGATCGATCAATTCGTTGTGAATCAAATGAGGAGTTACTTCTGCAACGTGCTCAATATCCATACCACCTTCAGTAGAATATACGATTGTATTTTTACCTTGAGCTCTGTCTAAAAGAATAGAAACATAAAATTCTTTAGTTTCTGTTTCTCCAGGGTAATAAACGTCTTCTGCAACCAAAACAGAGTGTACTTTTTTACCTTCAGCAGAAGTTTGTGGAGTTACCAACTGCATTCCGATGATGTTTTGAGCATTTTCTTTAAGCTTATCCAAGTTTGGAGAAAACTTTACACCACCACCTTTACCACGACCACCTGCGTGAATCTGTGCCTTTACAACCCAAGCCTGAGCTCCGGTTTCAGCAGTCAATTTTTCTGCAGCTGCTACAGCTTCTTCTACGTTGTTTGCAACGAAACCACGTTGGATAGCTACTCCATACTTTGATAAAATCTCTTTTGAT from Chryseobacterium indoltheticum encodes the following:
- the htpG gene encoding molecular chaperone HtpG, yielding MTKGNINVSVENIFPLIKKFLYSDHEIFLRELISNATDATLKLKHLTNIGEAKVDYGNPKIEVKIDKENKKLYIIDQGLGMTAEEVEKYINQVAFSGAEEFLEKYKDSAKDSGIIGHFGLGFYSAFMVAEKVEIISKSFKDEPAVHWICDGSPEFTLEETTAKTDRGTEIILHIAEDSTEFLEDAKIRELLTKYNKFMPVPIKFGTRTETLPLPEGAAEDAVAETVEVDNIVNNPTPAWTKSPSELKDEDYKAFYHELYPMQFEEPLFNIHLNVDYPFNLTGVLYFPKLANNLNIEKDKIQLYQNQVFVTDEVKGIVPDFLMLLRGVIDSPDIPLNVSRSYLQADGAVKKISSYITKKVADKMVSLINENREDYDKKWNDIKIVIEYGMISEEKFFEKSDKFALYPTTDGKYFLWNELEEKIKANQTDKDGNLVILYATNADEQHSYIQSAKDKGYEVILLDSPIVPHLIQKLETSKEKISFARVDADHINNLIKKDEPAISKLNETEKESLKKNVEESINDKKFTVQLEDLDSNDAPFTITQPEFMRRMKDMQATGGGGMFGMGGFPEMYNLIVNSNSEFANQILKTEDAESKEGLIKHALDLAKLSQNLLKGKELTDFIQRSYKQLEK
- the recA gene encoding recombinase RecA translates to MSNIDDKKKALALVLDKLDKTYGKGTVMTLGDSAIDTTIEVIPSGSLGLDIALGVGGYPRGRIIEIYGPESSGKTTLTLHAIAEAQKAGGIAAFIDAEHAFDRGYAGKLGIDLENLIISQPDNGEQALEIADNLIRSGAIDIVVIDSVAALTPKAEIEGEMGDSKMGLHARLMSQALRKLTATISRTKCTVIFINQLREKIGVMFGNPETTTGGNALKFYASVRVDIRKASAPIKNGDEAVGSRVKVKIVKNKVAPPFKMAEFDIMYGEGVSKTGEILDTAVDMGIVKKSGSWFSYGETKLGQGRDGVRDLLKDNPELAEELENKVKEEIINNKK
- a CDS encoding oxygenase MpaB family protein encodes the protein MEDYSLQPRFKDSRHFKDFWTKGNGKKLIDFSGAEVNFKDFEKFAPFYYHVDEVGDEVVKDVYFTQKYSEASREIEQYIRNGISQNDEAPESVKKLFTQTQKLPEWLDYDLIKSGAELCMRSNLDSLISLRDYCLIGGYDYAYLNKPLVATEALKKGAVKRLSETLDFWVNVTRYDALEVHKKGYEFAIKTRLIHSYARLSIKKHYKNWDTKNWGEPINSWDMMATYIGFSLVFLHSLHKFGNTISEDEEKGLFHLWKYVGYLLGIPENLLPDDKKQATEYFYLWTSIQPSSDKDSVLLAHSLLNESLENPILKYSFQRKNLRYLHICCTWFLLGDEVCKRLQIPDVPFKKGFPVTKKIINKIYDATVSREARIKKGNKDQMKVLEDYLRITQNSNFH
- the sucC gene encoding ADP-forming succinate--CoA ligase subunit beta, translating into MNLHEYQSKEILSKYGVAIQRGFVANNVEEAVAAAEKLTAETGAQAWVVKAQIHAGGRGKGGGVKFSPNLDKLKENAQNIIGMQLVTPQTSAEGKKVHSVLVAEDVYYPGETETKEFYVSILLDRAQGKNTIVYSTEGGMDIEHVAEVTPHLIHNELIDPAIGLQGFQARKIAFNLGLEGNAFKEFTKFITSLYNAYTGIDASLFEINPVLKTSDNKIIAVDAKVTLDGNSLFRHKDLEALRDTREEDPIDVEAGEAGLNFVKLDGNVACMVNGAGLAMATMDIIKLSGGNPANFLDVGGTADAARVQTAFGIILRDPNVKAILINIFGGIVRCDRVAQGVVDAYKAMGSLPVPLIVRLQGTNAVEAKKLIDESGLPVHSAITLEEAANKVKEVLA